GAGATCGGCATGATCATGGGCATCTCCGAGCACGGTGCGGACAAGCACCTGCGCAATGCCCGCGCGAAGCTCGGCGTGTCGAGCCGGGTCCATGCCGTCGCCCAGGGCATCCGGCTCGGACTGATCGTCTAAATAGAAACTGGCTCTACGGGTTTGATTTCGCACGCAAATCCAAGGCGCTCGATCTGCCGCACGAGCGCCTTGGCGCGGATGGTCGGGGCCGCCTTGCGGCCGTGATCAGGCCCGGGATCGACGTAAGCCGTGCCGGCCTTGAGCATGTGATAGATCGCGGTCAACATCGAAGCGGCGACCGCGCAGATCGCCTTCTTGGGGCCGCGCCGGCCGCGCAAGCGCTGGAACTGCGCCCTGATGTAGCTCGCCTTCTTGCGCACTCCGGCCCAGGCGGCCTGCACCAAGGCCGTCTTGAGCCAGGGCGCGCCCTTGCGCAGCCGCGTCGAGCGCCGCTTGCCCGCGCTCTCGTCGTTCCTCGGGCACAGCCCGGCCCAGGAGATCAGATGGCCGGCGGTCGGGAAGCGGCTCATGTCGGGGCCGATCTCGGAGAGGATCACCTGCGCGGTGAGGTCACTGATGCCCGGGATCGTCACCAGCAGCTTCACCGCTTCCCGGAAAGGGCCGAGGTCGCGCTCCACCTGCGCGTCGATCTCCGCGATCGCTCGCCCCAACCCGTCGTACTGGCGTAGATGCACACCGAGCAGGAAACGGTGGTGATCCCCGATCCGGCCCGTGAGCGCGGCCCGGATCGCCTCGGGCGCCGCCTTCACCCGCGGGCTGACCAGCGCCTGCAGCCCAGCCGGATCGCGC
This sequence is a window from Methylobacterium sp. SyP6R. Protein-coding genes within it:
- a CDS encoding IS110 family transposase — its product is MEVLYPRCAALDVHKDTVVAAIRLAESSEVQREVRTFATTTPALLDLSAWLDEHACTHVAMEATGIYWRPVWQVLDADSRTLILANAAHVKNVPGRKTDVADAVWLSDLLAHGLIRASFVPEAQTQAMRDLLRTRKQLVREQASHVQRIQKTLEEANLKLASVLTDIMGQSGRAVLDALVKGERDPAGLQALVSPRVKAAPEAIRAALTGRIGDHHRFLLGVHLRQYDGLGRAIAEIDAQVERDLGPFREAVKLLVTIPGISDLTAQVILSEIGPDMSRFPTAGHLISWAGLCPRNDESAGKRRSTRLRKGAPWLKTALVQAAWAGVRKKASYIRAQFQRLRGRRGPKKAICAVAASMLTAIYHMLKAGTAYVDPGPDHGRKAAPTIRAKALVRQIERLGFACEIKPVEPVSI